A single genomic interval of Lewinellaceae bacterium harbors:
- a CDS encoding T9SS type A sorting domain-containing protein: MKKIILFLLLTLPLYLSAQQETSCNDGLDNDGDGLIDCFDGDCNGTGSCPNSFPCLPDSELYQVRNDSLIRFDPANSTSFTTIIPGTAFPNGNRNRMNAIGYNVEDGYIYGISVEAGYRNHLFRMDADNGIEDLGPVNGLPANGLPEGPFHTGDFDLSGNLYVTRSDLDVIYMIDVDQLASTIVTSYQMNGLAGCADFSYNPVDGYFYGLTPAGILNRFDVFGGAITPLSPTGYTISSCVGYGASFSDINGNLYFFCNNNGSNQTELIKIEDADLGTPHASSLSVINGTLANNDGAACALSDSLTITEPIPCLDTSVFYQVLYGNEFVEYDPLLLTHHTIYVNPYEINAIGYNTLDNYIYGIKANTNHLVRVGADGVFHDLGAVNNLPVLGNGTLSYFAGDFNANGELLVTRSSISTIYKIDVSASSPTAVPIPIASTPASFPVSDFSFFGGLSYGLDESGSLYSFDENNGFVSNLGALTPAIPCADANGTPKGYGASFADGNGGLYFFCNGSGELFKVNPLLMSSNLLQSTGLVLETNDGAACALSGGLIFPERIPCLDNSVFYQVLYGNEFVEYIPGTSSYSTIHVNPYEINAIGYNILDNYIYGIKANTNHLVKVGADGVFHDLGAVNNLPVLGNGTLSYFAGAFNANGELLVTRSSISTVYKIDVSASSLTAVPIPITSSPASFPVSDFSYSGGLFYGLDESGNLYSFDENNGAVSNMGALTPAIPCADANGAPKGYGASFADGNGGLYFFCNGSGELFKVNPFLMSSGLLQSTGVVLETNDGAACILSDSLVISSAPELMEFGGVHVYPNPTTGHLTIERPGPALGEARFRVIGLWGRTMAEGVLEGGSQHHQLDLSHLPEGIYILEIGNSRQGFFRVRIIKQGL; this comes from the coding sequence ATGAAAAAGATAATCCTATTTCTCCTCCTGACGCTCCCCCTTTATTTATCCGCTCAGCAGGAAACCAGTTGTAATGACGGCCTGGATAATGACGGCGATGGCCTTATCGACTGCTTTGACGGCGATTGCAACGGTACTGGCTCCTGCCCCAACAGCTTCCCCTGCCTCCCGGATAGTGAATTATACCAGGTGCGCAACGACTCTCTGATCCGCTTCGACCCTGCCAATTCTACCTCATTTACCACCATCATCCCCGGTACTGCCTTTCCCAACGGAAACCGCAACCGCATGAACGCCATCGGTTACAACGTGGAAGATGGCTATATCTATGGGATCAGCGTGGAAGCCGGCTACAGAAACCACCTTTTCCGGATGGATGCGGATAATGGCATCGAAGACCTGGGGCCCGTGAACGGCCTGCCTGCTAACGGATTGCCCGAAGGGCCCTTCCATACCGGAGACTTCGACCTGTCGGGCAACCTCTATGTCACCCGGAGCGACCTCGATGTTATATATATGATTGATGTTGACCAATTGGCCAGCACTATCGTAACTTCCTACCAGATGAATGGCCTGGCCGGCTGCGCAGATTTTAGCTACAACCCCGTTGACGGATATTTTTATGGGCTCACTCCCGCAGGCATACTGAACAGGTTTGATGTTTTCGGCGGGGCCATTACTCCTTTGTCTCCAACGGGGTACACTATCAGCAGCTGTGTCGGCTACGGCGCCTCTTTTTCCGACATCAATGGCAACCTCTATTTTTTCTGCAACAATAATGGAAGCAATCAAACCGAATTGATCAAGATCGAAGATGCAGATTTAGGCACGCCCCACGCTTCCAGCCTTAGTGTGATCAACGGCACACTGGCCAATAACGATGGGGCCGCCTGTGCCTTATCCGATAGCCTGACGATCACCGAACCTATTCCCTGCCTGGATACCAGCGTATTTTACCAGGTATTGTACGGCAATGAATTTGTAGAATACGACCCTCTTTTATTGACGCACCATACCATTTATGTGAATCCCTATGAGATCAATGCTATAGGGTACAACACACTTGACAACTACATATACGGCATTAAAGCCAACACCAACCATCTGGTCAGGGTGGGGGCAGATGGGGTATTTCACGACCTGGGCGCGGTAAACAACCTGCCGGTGCTGGGCAATGGCACCCTAAGCTACTTTGCGGGCGACTTCAACGCCAACGGCGAGCTGCTGGTCACCCGGTCGAGCATCAGCACCATTTACAAAATTGATGTATCCGCTTCATCCCCAACCGCAGTACCCATCCCCATTGCCAGTACCCCGGCCTCTTTCCCGGTAAGCGATTTCAGCTTTTTCGGAGGCCTGTCCTACGGGCTGGATGAAAGCGGAAGCCTGTATTCATTCGATGAGAACAACGGATTTGTCTCTAATCTGGGGGCATTGACGCCGGCCATCCCCTGCGCCGACGCCAACGGAACACCCAAGGGATACGGCGCTTCCTTCGCCGATGGAAACGGGGGTTTGTATTTTTTCTGCAACGGCAGCGGAGAACTGTTTAAGGTGAACCCCTTGCTCATGAGTTCCAACCTGCTGCAATCCACCGGATTGGTTTTGGAAACCAACGACGGGGCGGCCTGCGCCTTGTCGGGCGGCCTGATCTTCCCGGAGCGGATCCCCTGCCTGGACAACAGTGTATTTTATCAGGTATTGTACGGCAATGAATTTGTGGAATACATTCCCGGTACGTCGAGTTATAGTACCATCCACGTCAACCCCTATGAAATCAATGCCATAGGGTACAACATCCTGGATAACTACATATATGGCATCAAGGCCAACACCAACCATTTGGTCAAGGTAGGCGCCGATGGGGTATTCCACGATCTGGGCGCTGTAAATAACCTGCCGGTGCTGGGAAATGGCACGCTAAGCTACTTCGCCGGCGCCTTTAACGCCAATGGCGAACTGCTGGTCACCCGGTCGAGCATCAGCACCGTTTATAAAATTGATGTGTCCGCTTCCTCCTTAACCGCGGTACCCATTCCCATAACCAGCAGCCCGGCCTCTTTCCCGGTGAGCGATTTCAGCTATTCCGGAGGCCTATTCTACGGGCTGGATGAAAGTGGAAACTTGTATTCTTTCGATGAAAACAACGGAGCTGTCTCCAACATGGGGGCGCTTACGCCCGCCATCCCCTGTGCCGATGCCAACGGGGCACCCAAGGGATACGGCGCTTCCTTCGCCGATGGAAATGGGGGTTTGTATTTTTTCTGCAACGGCAGCGGAGAACTGTTTAAGGTGAACCCCTTTCTGATGAGTTCCGGCCTGCTGCAATCCACCGGAGTGGTTCTGGAAACCAATGATGGGGCGGCCTGTATCCTGTCCGACAGCCTGGTGATCAGCAGCGCGCCTGAGTTAATGGAATTCGGTGGGGTCCATGTATATCCTAACCCTACAACTGGCCATCTTACCATCGAGCGGCCCGGCCCGGCTTTAGGAGAGGCCCGATTTCGGGTGATCGGCCTCTGGGGAAGGACGATGGCCGAAGGAGTACTAGAGGGCGGTTCTCAGCACCATCAGCTGGACTTATCGCATTTGCCTGAAGGGATATATATTTTGGAGATTGGCAACAGCCGGCAGGGATTTTTTAGGGTGAGGATCATAAAACAGGGCCTTTGA
- a CDS encoding T9SS type A sorting domain-containing protein, with product MTLKKAYYPISVVRTIKALSLWAVLLVVSSLPVGAQGWEKAFGGNKEDQGLTVIQTIDRGYLVVGFSESFPNGSDQDIDIYVIKTDVDGTMVWDTTFDAGLTEYGNAALQAADGGFLIAGEVSFQSVQGPFEAYLLKITDRGKYQWSYTYTGAPGTSIRIKDVTASPDGGYLMVGYIEYPDANDDIFLLKVDDQGQEQWRKAFGVEGDDMAVAVAVLGDGYVITGNEDNPDGVFDRDMIVYRLDGNGGVIWDDRVSTDQREVGNDILVTRNGNIIIVGAVSDNSDAALWKYGPNGNPMLFKAKDMFGFGDEANAVIELEDGSLVIAGYTEVNASNVDFLLIKYNQSGNDITEAWATHTGDIENTDFATDIAATSDGGYVLTGYNALRLNFFNDIVLTRTDGLGNIYTNYIRGKVFYDQDEGCDLDNGEQPFPGWLVRATGSDKSFFGSTDANGNYLIRVDTGAYVVEAIPANSYWESCFPNGVPLNLTDFYDTTQVNFPIKDMNIACPYLDVDISTPFLAPCTEVNYTVEYENTGTIPATGAYVEVSLDDELTFLGAGIPFTDLGGNVYRFDLETIGFNSTGSFIINTQMACSGIASGQAGLVQAHLFPDTLCTEPDPNWDGASVDVDGECVNDSLRFQILNKGQGDMLMSRDFFIVEDDVMFLTSPFDLGPGEDTTIVIPATGSTYRLIAEQSIGHPGNSYPTVVVEGCATGGGPYSTGYVTDFPENDFDPFRSVQADEIVNDMEAVRLIAHPKGYQDSLIAGNTPLTYRFVFRNIGNDTVSRVVIRDTLPPGLDPGSIQPGASSHPYRFEVYYTGVIKLTFDNIQLPQDPSGDNPSSYGYAEFKIGQQPDNPVGTVIENTATVIFDYYEPIRTNTVRHKVGVDSLPLLVDIILTDIGGPAPPEGLKVNAYPNPFVEYVTVEVEGWPSGGPLDFTLFSSDGRLVQASRERANAFTVQRNALPAGTYFFSLKSEGKLIGGGTLVVR from the coding sequence ATGACTCTAAAAAAAGCATATTATCCGATCTCAGTTGTCCGCACCATAAAGGCGCTGTCTCTTTGGGCCGTGCTGCTCGTGGTGTCGTCTCTCCCCGTGGGGGCACAGGGATGGGAAAAAGCTTTTGGCGGCAATAAAGAAGACCAGGGCCTGACCGTCATTCAAACCATCGACCGCGGTTACCTGGTCGTCGGCTTTAGCGAGTCCTTCCCCAATGGTTCCGACCAGGACATCGACATCTATGTCATCAAAACAGATGTCGATGGCACGATGGTCTGGGATACTACCTTTGATGCTGGCCTGACCGAATATGGAAATGCTGCGCTGCAAGCAGCCGACGGCGGCTTCCTGATTGCCGGCGAGGTTTCCTTTCAATCTGTACAGGGGCCCTTCGAAGCTTATTTGCTCAAAATCACGGACCGCGGCAAATACCAGTGGAGCTATACCTATACCGGCGCCCCGGGAACCAGCATCCGCATCAAGGATGTGACGGCCTCCCCGGACGGCGGCTATCTGATGGTAGGCTATATTGAATACCCGGACGCCAATGACGACATCTTCCTGCTCAAGGTCGATGATCAAGGCCAGGAGCAGTGGCGCAAGGCCTTCGGCGTGGAAGGGGATGACATGGCCGTGGCCGTGGCTGTGCTCGGCGACGGATATGTGATCACCGGCAACGAAGACAACCCCGACGGGGTGTTCGACCGCGACATGATCGTCTACCGCCTGGATGGCAATGGCGGGGTTATTTGGGATGACCGCGTATCCACCGACCAGCGCGAAGTTGGCAACGATATTCTGGTTACCCGCAACGGCAACATCATAATAGTAGGTGCCGTGAGCGACAACAGCGACGCGGCGCTCTGGAAATACGGGCCCAATGGCAACCCCATGCTTTTCAAGGCTAAGGATATGTTCGGATTCGGTGACGAGGCTAACGCTGTGATCGAACTGGAGGATGGTAGCCTGGTTATAGCCGGTTATACCGAAGTCAATGCTTCCAACGTCGATTTCCTGCTCATCAAATACAACCAATCCGGAAACGATATTACCGAGGCCTGGGCTACCCATACCGGCGATATAGAAAATACAGACTTCGCTACGGATATTGCCGCCACCAGCGATGGCGGATATGTGCTGACCGGCTACAACGCTCTTAGGCTGAACTTTTTCAACGACATTGTCCTGACCCGCACCGACGGGCTGGGCAATATTTATACCAACTACATAAGGGGAAAAGTATTTTACGATCAGGATGAAGGCTGCGACCTGGACAACGGGGAGCAGCCTTTTCCCGGTTGGCTGGTCCGCGCTACTGGTTCCGACAAGTCTTTCTTCGGATCCACCGACGCCAACGGCAACTACCTCATCCGGGTAGATACCGGCGCTTATGTCGTGGAAGCCATTCCCGCCAACTCCTACTGGGAGAGTTGTTTCCCCAACGGCGTGCCGCTCAACCTGACGGATTTCTACGACACGACGCAGGTCAACTTCCCGATCAAGGATATGAACATCGCCTGCCCGTATCTTGACGTGGATATCTCGACGCCCTTCCTGGCGCCCTGCACCGAGGTCAACTATACCGTCGAATACGAAAATACCGGCACCATCCCGGCTACCGGCGCTTATGTGGAGGTCAGCTTGGATGATGAGCTTACTTTCCTGGGCGCCGGCATCCCTTTCACAGACCTGGGGGGGAATGTATACCGGTTTGACCTGGAGACAATTGGTTTCAATTCGACAGGGTCTTTCATCATCAATACACAGATGGCCTGCAGTGGCATCGCCTCGGGGCAGGCTGGCCTGGTGCAGGCACACCTGTTCCCGGATACGCTCTGCACGGAGCCCGACCCCAATTGGGATGGCGCCAGCGTAGATGTAGACGGCGAGTGTGTCAACGACAGCCTCCGGTTCCAAATCCTGAATAAAGGGCAGGGAGACATGCTGATGTCCCGTGATTTCTTTATCGTGGAAGATGACGTCATGTTCCTCACCAGTCCGTTTGACCTCGGTCCCGGAGAAGACACAACCATTGTAATCCCTGCTACCGGATCCACCTACCGCCTCATTGCCGAGCAATCTATCGGCCATCCCGGCAACAGCTATCCAACCGTTGTGGTTGAAGGCTGCGCAACCGGCGGCGGGCCTTACAGCACCGGCTATGTAACCGATTTCCCGGAAAACGATTTCGATCCTTTCCGTTCGGTGCAGGCCGATGAGATTGTGAACGATATGGAGGCGGTGCGCCTGATCGCGCATCCCAAAGGGTATCAGGACTCCCTCATCGCCGGCAATACGCCGCTCACTTATCGTTTTGTTTTCCGAAACATTGGCAACGATACGGTTTCCCGGGTCGTGATCCGGGATACTTTGCCCCCGGGGCTCGACCCCGGCTCCATACAGCCGGGCGCCAGCAGCCATCCCTATCGTTTTGAAGTTTACTATACCGGGGTGATCAAGCTGACCTTCGACAACATCCAACTGCCGCAGGACCCCAGCGGAGATAATCCCTCTTCCTACGGATACGCCGAATTCAAGATCGGGCAACAGCCGGATAACCCGGTGGGAACCGTCATTGAAAACACAGCGACCGTTATATTCGATTACTACGAACCCATACGCACCAATACGGTGCGCCATAAGGTAGGGGTGGACAGCCTGCCCCTGCTGGTCGACATCATCCTCACGGACATTGGCGGCCCGGCCCCCCCGGAGGGCCTGAAAGTAAATGCTTACCCCAATCCATTTGTAGAGTATGTAACCGTTGAAGTAGAAGGCTGGCCTTCAGGCGGCCCGCTGGACTTTACTTTATTCAGTTCCGACGGGAGGCTGGTGCAAGCCAGCCGGGAACGAGCGAATGCCTTTACGGTGCAGCGCAACGCCCTGCCGGCCGGAACCTATTTCTTTAGCCTGAAATCTGAAGGAAAACTCATTGGCGGCGGCACGCTGGTCGTCCGCTGA
- a CDS encoding response regulator transcription factor produces the protein MIKLAIIDDEQDARSVLRALVQSYCPDVQIVGEAHDVPSGVGLIREAGPDIVLLDIQLGGQTGFDLLNKFLNPSFSLIFVTAYDEFAVKAFEYCALDYLLKPIDPDRLILAIGRAEAQVRKERTWGAQVSQFLKTHQTGVFDKIAIPTAEGFVFIKLEDIIYLQSDVNYTNFYMKGDERLIVSKTLKEFEELLPEETFCRTHQSYLLNILYVKKILKEDGGYALLESGEKIPISRRKKEGLMKRLFN, from the coding sequence ATGATAAAACTCGCGATCATTGATGATGAGCAGGACGCCAGGTCTGTGCTTCGCGCTCTCGTCCAATCCTACTGCCCCGATGTGCAAATTGTGGGAGAAGCTCACGATGTCCCTTCCGGCGTGGGGCTGATCCGGGAGGCCGGTCCCGATATTGTATTGCTGGACATTCAGCTCGGAGGCCAAACCGGCTTTGACCTGCTAAACAAGTTTCTCAACCCCTCCTTCAGCCTCATCTTCGTCACGGCCTATGATGAATTCGCGGTCAAAGCCTTCGAATACTGCGCCCTTGATTACCTGCTCAAACCCATCGACCCCGACCGCCTGATCCTGGCTATCGGCCGGGCTGAAGCGCAGGTCAGAAAAGAACGGACGTGGGGGGCGCAGGTCAGCCAGTTTTTAAAAACCCACCAAACCGGCGTATTTGACAAGATTGCCATTCCCACCGCCGAAGGCTTTGTGTTCATCAAATTGGAAGACATCATATACCTCCAGTCAGATGTAAACTACACTAACTTCTATATGAAAGGAGATGAAAGGCTGATCGTCAGCAAAACCCTGAAAGAATTTGAGGAACTCTTGCCGGAAGAAACCTTTTGCCGCACCCATCAATCTTACCTGCTCAATATTCTTTATGTGAAGAAGATCCTGAAGGAAGACGGCGGTTATGCTTTGCTGGAAAGCGGAGAGAAAATACCTATTTCCCGCCGCAAGAAAGAAGGGCTTATGAAGAGGTTGTTCAACTAA